The following is a genomic window from Pseudomonas sp. FP2335.
GTCGAGATCACTTCGGAGAAGATACCGAACGCTGGCAGGATCAGGATGTACACCTCAGGGTGACCCCATGCCCAGAACAGGTTCACGTACATCATTGGATTGCCACCAAGTTCATTGGTGAAAATGTGGAAATCCAGGTAACGGTCAAGCGACAGCAGCGCCATGGTGGCGGCCAGGATCGGGAACGAAGCCACGATCAGGACGTTGGCCCAGGTGCAGGTCCAGGTGAAGATCGGCATGTCCATCAGTTTCATGCCAGGGGCGCGCATTTTCAGCACGGTGGCCAGGAAGTTGACCCCCGTCAGCGTCGTCCCGAGTCCTGATAACTGTAGGGCCCAGATGTAGTAGTCCACACCCACGCCAGGGCTGTACTGAATGCCCGACAGCGGCGGATACGCAACCCAACCGGTCTTGGCGAATTCGCCGACGCCCAGGGATACGTTGATCAGCACCACGCCGGAAACCAGCAGCCAGAAGCTCAGGGAGTTCAGGAACGGGTAGGCAACGTCACGCGCGCCGATCTGCAGCGGCACTGCAAGGTTCATCAGGCCGGTGAAGAATGGCATCGCCATGAAGATGATCATGATCACACCGTGGGCGGTGAAGATCTGGTCATAGTGTTCAGGTGGCAGGTAGCCAGGCGAACCCTCGGTGGCCATGGCCAACTGGGTACGCATCATGATGGCGTCGGCAAAACCACGCAGCAGCATGACCATGGCCACGATGATGTACATGACGCCGATTTTCTTGTGGTCAACCGAAGTCAGCCACTCGGTCCACAGGTAGGTCCACTTCTTGAAATAAGTGATTGCCGCGAACAGTGCCAGACCACCCAGCGCGATCATGGCGATGGTAATCATCACAATCGGCTCGTGGAACGGGATCGCATCCCAACTTAATTTACCAAACATCGTTTACTCCTCTGCCCCAGCAGTTGAATGCGAGCCCGTGTCAGAACCTTCAACCGCGGCCACTTCTTTCTTCTCGTGCTTGACCGGCTTGCCTGGCTTCATACCTTCGTACTTGTCGACGATTTTCTGAAACAGGTTCGGCTCGTACGTGGAGTACAGGGCGACTGGGTTGTTCTGGCTTGGTTTGGCCAGGGCGTCGTATTCAGCTTGATCAAGCTGTTTAGGTGCGGCCTTGACTTCGGCTACCCAGGCGTCGAATTCTTCCTGGCTTGTCGAGATCGCTTTGAATTTCATGCCGGTGAAGCCAGCGCCGCTGTAGTTGGCGGAGATGCCTTCCATTTCAGCTTTCTGGTTGGCGATCAGGTGCAGCTTGGTCTGCATGCCTGCCATCGCGTAGATCTGGCCGCCCAGGGCTGGGATGAAGAACGAGTTCATCACGGCGTCGGAGGTGATCTTGAAGTTCAGCGGAGTGTGTTCCGGGAAGCGGATCTGGTTAACAGTGGCGATACCCAGGTCTGGGTAGATGAACAGCCACTTCCAGTCCAGCGCGACGACTTCGATGTTGATCGGCTTGACGTCGGATTCCAGCGGACGGTACGGGTCCAGAGCGTGGGTGGACTTGTAGGTCACATAACCCAGGGCAATGATGATGAGGATCGGGACCAGCCACACCGCGATTTCGATCTTGGTGGAGTGCGACCACTTCGGCGCGTAGGTCGCGCTGGTGTTCGACGCGCGATATTTCCAGGCGAACGCGAAGGTCATGATGATCACAGGGACCACGACCAGCAGCATCAGCAGGGTAGCGGTGATGATCAGGTTTCGTTCATCCAGGCCGACCTGTCCTTTCGGGTCGAGCAAGGTCCACTTGCAGCCTCCCAGCATTAACATCATGCCAAGCAGCGGCAAAAAGCCTAGTAATCGGGGGTACCTGTTTTTACTCATCTCACGACCTCTAAAGCAGCTTGCGCAATGCAGTTGGGTTTTGATCGCCAACACTTCACCCTGCCAAGGGTTGGCATTTCTCTTCGATTGAATAAGAGCCTGCCCATCACGCCATTTAACGGCGCGTTTCGCGGACCTGCGGTGAGTTCTTATTCGATTTCGTGGTTAAAGGCCTTGTTACAGACCAATTCCATTTGGTGCGGATAGTTGAAAGGCTGCCGGAACCTTGGGGTCGCACAGAGCCATCCATCTGCCCCTCGACCGCTCCAGTGCTCAAATATTGAACAGCACCGGACATTCAGTGCGGGCGATTGTAGTTAGCTAGCGATGTATAAACCATGTCTTATAAAGAAATAATTTTTATCGATTACAGCAACAATCCTTCACCAAAACCGCAAAGGTTCGCGATCTTATCGTGTTCGATTCTCAACAAAAACCACAAAAATTGCCGTGTTATTGCACAAAGCGTCACAGCCCTTACCCAGTGTAAGGGCACGCTAAACGTACCCAACCCCCCAGAAAACAAGGCATTCGGACATCACTCAAAGGCACGGGCGGCGTGAGCTGCGCCGCCTCGTCCAAACCACGAACTGACAGCACAATTTGCGCGTTTTAGGCAAATTTAACGAGGCAATGAGCGAGTCGGAAACGTCCTGCGGCAGCTTCCGTGTGACAACATGTCGCACGCTGCGCGCACCCGGAATTGTCCCGCGTCACGCTCTGTTCACAAAACCCTACAAACAAAAACGCCCCGGACTTCCCTCAAGGAGGACCGGGGCGTTTCAGTCAACACTCAGGTGCGGCGTTGGCGGTTACGGTAAATACCCAGCGGCACCAGGATCACCGTCAGCACGAACGCCACCAGCGCCCATTGCGCCAGGGACAGGCCCAGTATCGGCGGATACGGCGTGCTGCAGAAACCGTCGACCTGGAAGCCCAGGGGGAACACCTTGGCCAGGGGCAGGTCGTCGACGATCGGTTGCAGCACATCGATGCCGCAACTGACCTGGGGGAAGAACTGGGTGTACACATGATGGCCGGCTGCTGCCACGCCGCCGAGGGCGCTGAGCACCACCAGGCCTTCGAACAGCGTCACCGCGCCTTTGCGGCGCATGGCCGCGCCAAGGAAGGCGAAGACCGCAATCAGCAGCAGCGCATAGCGTTGCAGGATGCACAGCGGGCACGGCGCCTCGCCCAGCACGACCTGCATATAAAGTGCACCACCGATCAGCGCCAGGCAGATGATGCCCAGCAACACCAGAAAGCGCCGCTCCCTGCCTAAACGCAATTCGTCACTCATCTCTGTTTCCCTTTGTCTGGTCATGCCAATGGCCGCAAGTTTACACACAGAGAGAGGTTTAAACAGAAAGGGGTTAACAGGAGATTAATCAGTCGCAATAGCGACCCCATGTGGGAGCAGGCTTGCCCGCTCCCACAATTCGGACAGTGTGTTACTCCAATGCCGCAGCCGGACCGAAGAACTCATACCTGCTTTGTTTCTCTGGAACCCCCAACGCCTTGAGGTGACGCTTGACCGCCGCCATGAAGCCCTTGGGCCCGAGGAAATACGCATCCACATCACGCTGCTCGGGCAACCACGCCGCCAGTTGCGCCTGGCTCAACAAGCCCACCTTGTCTGCCGCCGGGCTCACCCCGTCATCCTCGGCGTAGCAATAGAAGCGCTTGAGTTGCGGGTGCTTGGCCGCCAGGGCATCCACCCAATCGCGGAACGCATGCACCCCGCCATTGCGCGCGCAGTGGATAAAGTGCACCGGGCGCTCGGTCGCCAGCGCGGCTTCGAGCATTGGCAGGGTCGGTGTGATACCCACCCCGCCGCTGATCAGCACCAGCGGTTTATCACTGGCCGCCAAGGTGAACTCGCCCGCCGGCGGGAACAGGTCGATGGTCGCGCCAACCTGCAGTTGATCATGCAGGTAGTTGGACACCCGCCCACCGGCTTCGCGCTTGACGCTGATGCGGTACTGGCCGGCATCGCTCAGGGCCGACAGAGAATAGTTGCGGCGCACTTCTTCGCCGTCCAGCACCAGCTTCATGCCGATGTACTGGCCGGGCGCAGCCGCGAGGATCGGGCCGTTATCCACAGGTGCAAAGTAGAAGGACGTGATCTCGGCGCTTTCTTCCACACGCTTGACCAGCGTGAACGCCCGCGCACCGCGCCAACCACCGGGGGCCTGGGCTTTTTCAGCGTAGATGGCGCTTTCGGCACCGATCAGAATATCCGCCAGTTGGCCGTAGGCCGCGCCCCAGGCATTCATCACTTCAGGGGTAGCGATCTCGCTGCCCAGCACTTCGGAAATCGCCCGCAGCAGGCAGGCCCCCACGATCGGGTAATGCTCCGGCAGGATCTGCAAGGCCACGTGCTTGTTGATGATCTTCGCCACCAGGTCACCCAGCTGGTCCAACTGGTCAATGTGTCGCGCATACATCAGCACGCCGTTGGCCAGGGCGCGCGGCTGGTCGCCACTGGCTTGGTGAGCCTGGTTGAACAGCGGGCGCACCTCAGGGTACTCGGAGAGCATCATGCGGTAGAAATGGGTGATCAGCGCTTCGCCACCGCTTTCCAGCAGGGGCACAGTGGATTTGACGATGGCACGGTCTTGGGCACTAAGCATGGCAGACTCCTGGGTCTTTTTACTGATTGCCTTTACCTACTCAGTATTCGTGCCAACTTATAAATCCTTATATTTCAATGAGTTGAATAATATGTAGTCAGTATGACTTCCTACACTTTATAGTCATAAGGACTACAAGGAGTCATTATGACTGCACAATCGCTGCTCACCACCCTGCTGCCCCTGGTCGCCGACCTGTCCCGTGAACTGCCCGAAGGCGAGCGCTACCGCCGCCTGTTGCAAGCCATGCGTGCCCTGCTGCCGTGTGATGCCGCCGCGTTGTTGCGCCTGGACGGTGAATGGCTGGTACCACTGGCGGTGGATGGCTTGAGCCCCGATACCCTCGGGCGGCGCTTCAAGGTCAGTGAACACCCGCGCTTCGCCGTATTGCTCGCCAGCCCCGGCCCGACGCGCTTTGACAGCGACAGCGAATTGCCCGACCCCTACGACGGTCTCGTCGCTGGCATACACGGGCAGCTGGAAGTCCACGACTGCATGGGCTGCCCGCTGTTTGTCGACGACAGGCCATGGGGCCTGCTGACCCTGGACGCCCTCGACACCGAGCGTTTCGAACGGGTCGAACTCGACGCCCTGCAAGCCTTCGCCAGCCTCGCGGCCGCGACCGTCAACGTCGCCGAACGTATCGAACGCCTGACCCTGCGCGCCGAAATCTATCGCGAGGCCAGCGGCCAGCAGCACAAGGAAATGATCGGCCAGAGCAAACCCCACAAACGCCTGGTGGAAGAGATCAAGCTGGTGGGCGGCAGCGACCTCACCGTTCTGATCACCGGCGAAACCGGGGTGGGCAAGGAGTTGGTGGCCCAGGCGATCCATGCTGCGTCAGCCCGTGCCGACAAACCGCTGATCAGCCTCAACTGCGCCGCTCTGCCGGAAACCCTGGTGGAAAGCGAGCTGTTCGGCCATGTGCGCGGCGCCTTTACCGGCGCGCTGAATGAGCGACGCGGCAAGTTCGAACTGGCCAACGGCGGCACGCTGTTCCTTGATGAAGTCGGCGAACTGTCCCTGAGCGTGCAGGCCAAACTGCTGCGCGTGCTGCAAAGCGGCCAGTTGCAGCGACTGGGCTCGGACAAGGAACATCAGGTCGACGTGCGCCTGATCGCCGCCACCAACCGCGACCTCGCCGAAGAGGTGCGCAACGGCCGCTACCGCGCCGACTTCTACCACCGCCTCAGCGTGTACCCGCTGCAAGTCCCGGCCCTGCGCGAGCGCGGGCGCGATGTGTTGCTGCTGGCGGGTTTCTTCCTGGAGCAGAACCGCTCGCGCATGGGCCTGGGCAGCCTGCGCCTGAGCAGCGATGCCCAGGCGGCGCTGCTGGCCTATAACTGGCCGGGCAATGTGCGAGAGCTGGAACACTTGATCGGCCGCAGCGCGCTCAAAGCCCTGGGCAACTGCCGCGAGCGGCCGAAGATTCTCAGCCTGAGCGCCCAGGACCTGGACTTGCCTGACGTCAGCGCGCCGGCCATCGAAGCCCCAGACGACGTGATCCCCGTGGTCACGGGCGACCTGCGCCAGGCCACCGAGCACTTTCAACGCCAGATCATCAGCGCCTGCCTGGAGCGTCACCAGCACAACTGGGCCAGTGCGGCCCGTGAGCTGGGGTTGGACCGCGCCAACCTGGGGCGCATGGCCAAGCGCCTCGGTCTCAAATAACCCGGTCAACTCGGTCAAATGTGGGAGCGGGCTTGCTCGCGAAGGCGCAGTGTCAGTCGCTAAATCCGTTGACTGACCCACCGCCTTCGCGAGCAAGCCCGCTCCCACACAAGCCCCCACATTAGATTTGCTGCGCCTTGAGGATGGGGGTAACGGGCTTGGGTTTTCTGAACACCAACACATTCCCCAACATCACCAGCACCAACCCCACCAGCGCCGCCCCGGTCCATTGATAGCCCTCGGCAAACGCCGACACATTCAACGCCACCACCGGGAACAGCACCGTGCAGTACGCCGCCCGCTCCGGCCCCATGCGTCCGACCAGGGTCAGGTACGCGGTAAACCCGATCACCGAACCTGGGATCACCAGGTACCACAATGCGCCGATATACCGCGCGCTCCAGTCCATCTCGAACGGAATCCCGCGCACCGCGCAATAGGTCGCCAACATCGCCGAACCATAGGCCATGCCCCAGGCATTGGTGGTCAGCGGCTTGAGCCCGGCTTTCTGTTGCAGGCTCGACAGCATGTTACCCGCCGAGAAACACATCGTCCCGAGCAGCGCCAAGCCCAGGCCAAGCAGGGTCTGCGGGCTGGCGGTGTGCCCGACCAGCTCCGGCCAGAACAGAAAGCCCAACCCCAGCAGACCCAGGCCGCCGCCCATCAACACATTGCGCGCCACGCGCTGGCCGAAAAACACCCGGGCGTTCAGCGCGTTCCACAAGGTCGCCGTGGAAAACACCACGGCCACCAGGCCGCTGGGAATCCACTGGCTAGCCGTCAGGAAGCACATGAAGTTCACGCAGAAAAGGCACAAGCCCTGGGCCAGGCAGATCAGATGCCCGCGCCGGTTCATCACCTGCAACCGGCGGCTGAGCAGCAACAACGCAAACAGCACCAGCGCCGCGAGACCGAAGCGATAGACGATGGACACCGGGATCGCCACCACGCCCAGTTGCCATTTAAGGGCGATCCAGGTGGTGCCCCAGATCAGCACGGTGAGTAAGTACAGGAAAAGGTTCATGACAGGCTCCATCGATTGAGCCCCAGTGTCGCCCCCGCCCCGAGCAAACCGCTTGCAGATTCTTGCGCTTTTGTCGGGCGGTGGGATCACAGCGTCATCAGCGCAGAGTAGGATGCAAGGCGTCCACAGAGTGCTCGCCATGCCTGATCTGCAATCCCTGCAAGTCTTCCAAGCCCTTAACCGCTCGCCCAACGCACGCCTCGAAGCCTGCGCCGAGCTCGGTGACGGCTTGTCTGCGGCCTTGTGGAGCAACCATCACGATTCCCAGGATTATCAGGCGCCGAGCCATCACACCTTGTCCTGCTACGTCGGCGGCGGCACCGGCACGTTTCGCCGCGACCAGCCGGGCACCAAGGGCGGGCCCGACAAGCTGTGCATCCTGCCGGCCGAGCATCAGTCGGCCTGGGTGATCAACGGCGAGATCCGCCTGGCCCACGTGTATTTCAGCCCGGAGCAATTTGCCCTGGGCTGCGTCACCCTGCTCGACCGCGAACCGCGCGCGTTGCAACTGCGCGAAAGCACCTTCCTGGAAGATGCCAGCCAGGCCCGGCGCTTCCACCAGTTGATCGCCCTCAACTGGCACGAACCGGCCGAACGCCTGCTGACCAGCAGCCTGGCCCACGAAATGCTCAGCCACACCCTGCTCAGCCAGGTCGGCGCACGCGATGGGTTGCGCTTGAAAGGCGGGCTGGCGGCGTACCAGCGCAGGCGGTTGATGGACTACATCGATCAGCACCTGGAAGACCCCATCAGCCTCGGGCAACTCGCCGGGCTGTGCGCGCTGTCGGAATACCACTTCGCGCGGATGTTCCGCCAAAGCTTCGGCCTGCCGCCGCACCAATACCTGCTGGCGCGGCGCTTGACCCGCGCCCAGGCACTGCTGCGCAGCAGCGCCCTGCCCCTGGGTGAGATCGCCCTGATGTGCGGTTTTTCCAGCGCCAGCCACTTCACCCATCGCTTCCGCCAGGCCATGGGCGCCACGCCCGGCGAATACCGCCAGGCGTTCAGCGCCTAGACCATCAGGCCCAACGTCTTCGCCTTGGCCACCGCTTGCGTGCGCCGCTCCACGCCAAGCTTGCTGTGGATGCGCCGTGCATGGGTCTTGACCGTGTGCAGGGAGATAAACAAACGGTCGGCGATTTCCAGGTTGGAGCTGCCCAGGGCGATCAATTGCAGCACTTCCAGTTCGCGCTGGCTCAGGGGATTGTCCGCCGCACCGGCGGGCGACACCTGCGCTTCAAGCCCCACCTCACTCAACAACCCGGGCGAGCGCAAACGCAGCTCACGAATGGCCTGCTGCACCTGGCAACGTGCGGCCAGCTCCAACCCGGCCTGCAACGACCGTCGCGCCAGGGTCGAGTCGCCGAGTTGCCAGGCCACCTCGCCGAGCACCAGGTGCAGTTCGGTTTCCAGGCACAACATGCCGCGCTGCTGGATAGTCGCCAGCAAGGCGCGCAAGCGCTCCAACGGTTGCTCGGCACGACCCAGTTTCACTTCGGCCAGCACCAGCAGGTATTCCAGACGCGGTATCAACTCCAACGTCGCCGGCGGTGCCTGCTTGGCCTGTGGCCCGCGGAAGTGACGCAGCACCCGCCGCACCGCTTCCAGCGTCAACTCGGCACGGCCCTGTTGCAACCAGAAGTGCCCACTGACCAACAGCAACACCGCGCGATACACCGAATCCGGCACCTGACGCTGCTGCATCAGCCGCTCGGCCTCGCGCAGTTGCACAAAGGCCTGGGCGTAATCGCCATGGTTGGCCGCCAGCAACGCCAGGCCGAGAAAGCCATAGAGCACGCGCTTGTCCTGGCTGTGCAGGCACATCTTCAAGCCGGCATCGAAACACTCGGCGGCCAGCGCATCCTGGCCTTGACGCAAGGCCAGGTGCCCACGGCGCAAGGCGATGCGCCCGACCAGCGGCCCGGCCTTGAGACGCTGCTTGAGCAACATCGCCTGGACATTTTCCAACAGGCTCTGCGCCCGGTACGGCGCGCCGCGCTGTTCCAGCAATTGAGCGTGGTCCAACTCCAGCAACGCCTCCAACACCAATGACCCGTGGGCACGGGCCAGGCACAACGCTTCGCGGCTCAAGGCTTGCGCCACTTCCAGTTCGCCGCGCAGCAAGGCTTGCTGGGTCAACCCCGACAAGCACATCAGGCGCGAGGTCCAAGCGCTGTCGGGCAAAGCTTGCAGCGCTTCAAGAAAATGTTCGCGGGAACGCTCGGCATCGCCACGCAAATGCAGCAACCAGCCCCATTGCGCCTGCCAGCGCGCCAGCAGATAGCACTGTTGCGCCGCGCTGGGTTGCGGCGCGAAACGCGCCAGTTGATCGATGCACAACGCCGCCTGTTCGAAGCGCCCGGCGAACAACAAGGCCGCCGTGACCAACCCCACCAGTTGCGCCGAACCGAGCATCAGCTCATCGCCATGCTGCTCGTGCAGGCGCAACAGCAGCACGGCGTTTTGCTGGCGGAACAGGTCCTCGAAACTGAAGTGCTGCAACAGGCTGACCGCGATCTCATATTCCTCCGCCAGCAACGCCTGCTCGAACGCCGCCTGCCAATCCCCCTCGGCGGTGAACCATTGGCAGGCACGCCGATGCCAGGAGCGCTTGGCCGGCCAGGGCTCGTCGCGCAGCAGTTGTGCGAGCGGCGGGAACACCTGCAGCCAGTCGGCGGCGTCTTCCCACGGCTGGATAAAGGCGCCGAGGGCCTGCAAGTCGCGCAGGTACTGATCACCGTCGCCGGCGCCGAACAGGTGCTCGCACAAGCCGGGGTTGAAACGCGGCAGATGGGCAAGCACGCGCCAGGCCTCGGCCAGTTCCGCCGGCAAGCTGCTGAACAGTTCGTGTTGCAGGTAGTCGAGCAGGGTTTTGTCCGGGTGCCCGTCGCCGAGCAGGGCGATCCGCACGCCCGCGCACCAGCCGCCGCTGAACTGCAGGATGCGGTCGACCTCGTGCCCCGGCGCCAGCGCCTGGATGTCTGCAGCGCTGAAGGCCAGTTCGCTGCCGCTGCATTCCAGCAGTTCGTCATCAAGCAACAGGCGCGGCCAGTTGCAGATGGGCCGGCGGCGAGCGCCCAGCCACCAGGTCAACGCCGGGCTGGCGGCGCTGAGCAGGCGGTCGAGCAGTGCGTCCAGTGCGGGCGCAGGCTGGCGGCAGAAATCGTCGAGAAACAGCCAAGCCGGGGCCTGCCAGCGACCAAGGTCGAGCAGCAAGGTGGCTTCATCGGTAAACGGCAGGCCCAGGTTCAGGGCCAGGCGCTGGCACAACTCCAGCGGGCTGAGGGTGGCGCCATTGAGCGGCAGCCAATACACCTGGCAAGCGGCCGGTGCCTGCAACGCGCACTCGGCGAGCAAGGCGCTCTTGCCACTGCCACCGGGGGCGCAGAGCAACCTGACCCGTGCCTGCGCCGCCAGCAAAGGCTCGGCCAGGCGCGGGCGCAGCAGATGGTGGGCGGACAGCCGGGGCATGAATCCAGGACGGTCCAGGCAGCGTGTCATGGCGGTCATTGCTGCATCCTGCTTTTTTATTGTTATGCAACCTGATGCGTACCCTAGTCCTGTGGTTGGTGGTTGTTGAAGAAAGATTCAGCGGCGTGATTGGCGGCCATAAAACCCAAGGTGTACACAAACGAATGTGGTAGCAGGGCTTGTGTGGGAGCGGGCTTGCTCGCGAAGGCGGTGGATCAGTCGAAGCATCTTTGACTGACACACTGCATTCGCGAGCAAGCCCGCTCCCACACAAGCCCGCTCCCACAGTTGGATTGCATTTCACCTCTGAAATCAGCGTACGCCTTCGGCTCGCAGCGCAGCCGGGGTGTAGTCCGCGGCCTTGGCGTTGAAGCCGAACACGAAGCTGCTCTTCTCCTCGTTCTTCATGCCCAGGGCGATGTAGCGCCCGGCGATGATGTCGTACAGGGTTTCCACGGTGTAGGCCGGGGTCTGGTGGTTGTAGTAGAACTGCGCATGCCCTTCGGCGACCCGCCACAGTTGGCCACGACCGTCATAGTGATCCACCAGCGCCACCTGCCAGCTGTCTTCGTCGATGTACATGTGGCGCTTGGCGTAGATGTGCCGCTCGCTGGGCTTGACCGTGCCGACCACTTCCCACACCCGGTGCAGTTCGTAGCGGGTCAGGTCCTGGTTGATGTGGCCGGCCTTGATGATGTCATCGTACTTGAGTGTCGGCTGGTCCAGCTTGTAGCTGTTATAGGGGATGTACATCTCCTTCTTGCCCACCAGTTTCCAGTCGTAGCGGTCGGGTGCACCGGAGAACATGTCGAAGTTGTCGGAGGTGCGCAGGCCGTCGGACGCGGTGCCCGGCCCGTCATACGCCACTTGCGGGGCGCGGCGTACGCGGCGTTGGCCGGCGTTGTAGATCCACGCCAGGCGCGGCTCTTTCACCTGGTCGAGGGTTTCGTGCACCAGCAGCACGTTGCCCGCCAGGCGTGCCGGCGCGGTCACCGACTGCTTGAAGAAGGTCAGCACGTTGGCGGCCTTGGCCGGGTCCATGTCGGGGATCAGTTGCGGCACCGCCACCTCTTCTTCGAAGCGGATCGGCGTGTAGCTGCCATTGGTCTGCGGTGTGGCCTGGGTGATGATGCGGCGCAGGTTGCCACCGTGGTAGCGGGTGATGTGGTTCCACAGCACTTCCACGCCGTTCTTGGGGATCGGGAACGCGTAGTAGCGGTTGCCGGTGAAGTTCTCCAGGCCGTTGCCGTCGTTGATTGGCTTGACGTTGAGCGCGCTGCGCTTGATCGACTCGTAGATCTCCGGCGGCAGGTTGACCGTGCGGTGGCTCGGGTACACCGGGATCTTGTAGGTCTCGGGGTAGCGCTTGAACATCGCCACCTGGCCTTCGGAGAGTTTGTCCTTGTACTTGTCGACGGTGGCGGCGGTGATCACGAACAGCGGTTTTTCACTGGCGAACGGGTCGGCGAGGAAGCCTTTGCTGTCCACCGCGCCGGCGTTTTTCGGGATGCCGCCGGTCCAGGCCGGGATCGAGCCGTCGGCGTTGCCGGCTTTTTCGGCGCCGATCGGGGTCAGGCTGGTGCCGAGTTTGTCGGCTTCCTGCGGCGATACGGCAGCCATGACATTGGCAGCCAGCAAACTCAGAGCCAATACAGCAAGTGTCTTACGCATGGATTCTTGTCCTTCTTTAAGCCAGATCAGAAGTTCACGCCAAAGCTGAGGGCGAGGAAGTCACGGTCGGTGAGGGTGTTGTAGTCGCCACCAAAAAAGTCGGTGTAGCTCAGGCTGGCGGTGTAGGTGCTGCGGTAGTCCGCATCCACGCCGACGCTGATGGCCTTGGCGCCTTTGTTGAACAGGCCGTTGGGGCCGTAGCCGGCGACATCGTGGGACCACGACAGGTTGGGCTTGAGGTTCACCCCGAACAGCGCGTTGTTGTAGTCAAGGATCGCCCGGGCGCGGTAGCCCCAGGAATTGGCCGTGACAAAACCGTCGGTGTCGCCCTGGAAACCGTAGGCGCCGTAGACCGAGTCACGGCCGTAACGCAGCTTGGATTTGTCTTCCAGCCCGGCGACGTGCACGAAGGCCGCCTCGCCCACCAGGGTCAGGCGTTCGGCGCCCAGCACCTGGTCGAAGAACTGGGTCATGGTGCTTTGGATCTGGGTGATTTCCTTGCGGCGGTAGCCTTTGTTGTCGTCGCCGAAGTTGCTGCGGATCGGTGAGGCCGCCTGGCCGGCCACCGGGTTGATCAGGGCCAGGGTCAGGTCGGTGGTGTTGAGTTGCACCGGGGCATTCGGGCGGTAGCTGATTTCGCCGGTCCACGCCGTGCCGGTCGGCAAGGTGGTGGAGAAACTGGCGCCGAACAGACGAATGTCCTCGGGGTAGTCGAGGTAGTACTGACCACGGCCGAGCATCAGGCTCTGGACCAGGCCCGAGCCAGTGCCGGGCGCGATACCGTTGGCGGCGCCAGCGATGGCGCCGAGCCGGGCCAGCGTGGTGTTGTTGGTGATGGTGCCGACGGTCGGGGTACGGCTGTGATAGTTCATGAAATACAGCCCGTACTCGGTGTCATCCCCCAGCCAGCGCAGGGCCGCACCGAACTGGCCGCCGTCACGCGCATCGCGGTCCCGAGCGCGCTGCACAATCACGCCCTCGCGCGTCACTTCAAAACCCTGCCCGAAGGCTGCGGCCACTGGCTGCAACGGCGCAATCGCCGGGTTGCCCACGGTGTAGTTGCCATTACAGCCATGGGCCGCAACGTCGCCACCAAAAAACGTACCGCAGTTATCCAGCACGGTGTTCTGCCAGTTCAACTGGTAGAAGCCTTCCACCGTCAGCTGGTTGGTCAAGCTCTGGGAAGCGAACAGCATGTTCACCGGGATCAGCCCTTCCTTGATCTCCGCGCCAGGGCGACG
Proteins encoded in this region:
- a CDS encoding DUF1302 domain-containing protein is translated as MTKTTMRAIFTPQALAAAVALGCCAQAQAVSFNIGEIEGQFDSSLSVGASWGMRDADKKLVGTVNGGTGQASTGDDGRLNFKKGETFSKIFKGLHDLELKYGDSGMFVRGKYWYDFELQDEDREFKQISNHHRDEGARSSGYELLDAFVYHNYSIGDQPGNVRLGKQVVSWGESTFIGNSINSINPIDVSAFRRPGAEIKEGLIPVNMLFASQSLTNQLTVEGFYQLNWQNTVLDNCGTFFGGDVAAHGCNGNYTVGNPAIAPLQPVAAAFGQGFEVTREGVIVQRARDRDARDGGQFGAALRWLGDDTEYGLYFMNYHSRTPTVGTITNNTTLARLGAIAGAANGIAPGTGSGLVQSLMLGRGQYYLDYPEDIRLFGASFSTTLPTGTAWTGEISYRPNAPVQLNTTDLTLALINPVAGQAASPIRSNFGDDNKGYRRKEITQIQSTMTQFFDQVLGAERLTLVGEAAFVHVAGLEDKSKLRYGRDSVYGAYGFQGDTDGFVTANSWGYRARAILDYNNALFGVNLKPNLSWSHDVAGYGPNGLFNKGAKAISVGVDADYRSTYTASLSYTDFFGGDYNTLTDRDFLALSFGVNF
- a CDS encoding LuxR C-terminal-related transcriptional regulator — encoded protein: MTAMTRCLDRPGFMPRLSAHHLLRPRLAEPLLAAQARVRLLCAPGGSGKSALLAECALQAPAACQVYWLPLNGATLSPLELCQRLALNLGLPFTDEATLLLDLGRWQAPAWLFLDDFCRQPAPALDALLDRLLSAASPALTWWLGARRRPICNWPRLLLDDELLECSGSELAFSAADIQALAPGHEVDRILQFSGGWCAGVRIALLGDGHPDKTLLDYLQHELFSSLPAELAEAWRVLAHLPRFNPGLCEHLFGAGDGDQYLRDLQALGAFIQPWEDAADWLQVFPPLAQLLRDEPWPAKRSWHRRACQWFTAEGDWQAAFEQALLAEEYEIAVSLLQHFSFEDLFRQQNAVLLLRLHEQHGDELMLGSAQLVGLVTAALLFAGRFEQAALCIDQLARFAPQPSAAQQCYLLARWQAQWGWLLHLRGDAERSREHFLEALQALPDSAWTSRLMCLSGLTQQALLRGELEVAQALSREALCLARAHGSLVLEALLELDHAQLLEQRGAPYRAQSLLENVQAMLLKQRLKAGPLVGRIALRRGHLALRQGQDALAAECFDAGLKMCLHSQDKRVLYGFLGLALLAANHGDYAQAFVQLREAERLMQQRQVPDSVYRAVLLLVSGHFWLQQGRAELTLEAVRRVLRHFRGPQAKQAPPATLELIPRLEYLLVLAEVKLGRAEQPLERLRALLATIQQRGMLCLETELHLVLGEVAWQLGDSTLARRSLQAGLELAARCQVQQAIRELRLRSPGLLSEVGLEAQVSPAGAADNPLSQRELEVLQLIALGSSNLEIADRLFISLHTVKTHARRIHSKLGVERRTQAVAKAKTLGLMV
- a CDS encoding DUF1329 domain-containing protein; the encoded protein is MRKTLAVLALSLLAANVMAAVSPQEADKLGTSLTPIGAEKAGNADGSIPAWTGGIPKNAGAVDSKGFLADPFASEKPLFVITAATVDKYKDKLSEGQVAMFKRYPETYKIPVYPSHRTVNLPPEIYESIKRSALNVKPINDGNGLENFTGNRYYAFPIPKNGVEVLWNHITRYHGGNLRRIITQATPQTNGSYTPIRFEEEVAVPQLIPDMDPAKAANVLTFFKQSVTAPARLAGNVLLVHETLDQVKEPRLAWIYNAGQRRVRRAPQVAYDGPGTASDGLRTSDNFDMFSGAPDRYDWKLVGKKEMYIPYNSYKLDQPTLKYDDIIKAGHINQDLTRYELHRVWEVVGTVKPSERHIYAKRHMYIDEDSWQVALVDHYDGRGQLWRVAEGHAQFYYNHQTPAYTVETLYDIIAGRYIALGMKNEEKSSFVFGFNAKAADYTPAALRAEGVR